The Hippoglossus hippoglossus isolate fHipHip1 chromosome 2, fHipHip1.pri, whole genome shotgun sequence genome includes a region encoding these proteins:
- the rtraf gene encoding RNA transcription, translation and transport factor protein: MFRRKLTALDYHNPAGCDFSDETQYRNCIVWLEDQKIRHYKIEDRGNLRNIPGSDWPSAFQKYLQDVNCPFGSQEKHEALDWLLGLAVRYEYGDNVEKYKNCQPLAASSNSDLPVDPLVNLDINSPDFKAGVTALSSILKIQRHDDYLVMLKAIRILIQERLSPEAIAKASQSREGIPVTLDKHTLGFDTGDATLNEAAQILRLLHIEELRELQTKINEAIVAVQAIIADPKTDHRLGKVGR; the protein is encoded by the exons ATGTTCCGGAGGAAGCTCACAGCTCTGGACTATCACAACCCCGCAGGCTGCGACTTCTCAG ATGAGACTCAGTACAGGAACTGCATCGTGTGGCTGGAGGACCAGAAGATCCGACACTACAAGATCGAGGACCGGGGGAACCTGAGGAACATCCCCGGCTCCGACTGGCCATCGGCCTTCCAGAAG tacCTGCAGGACGTCAACTGTCCGTTCGGGTCTCAGGAGAAGCACGAGGCTCTGGACTGGCTACTGGGCCTGGCTGTGCGCTACGAGTATGGAGACAACg TGGAGAAGTATAAGAACTGTCAGCCGCTGGCAGCCTCCAGTAACAGCGACTTACCGGTCGACCCGCTGGTCAACCTCGACA ttaaTTCACCAGATTTCAAAGCAGGAGTGACGGCTCTGTCCAGCATCCTCAAAATCCAGCGGCACGACGACTACCTGGTCATGCTCAAG GCCATTCGTATTCTGATCCAAGAGAGACTTTCGCCAGAAGCCATCGCTAAAGCCAGCCAGAGCCGAGAG GGAATTCCAGTGACtttagacaaacacacattggGTTTCGACACTGGAG ACGCGACCCTGAACGAAGCGGCTCAGATCCTGCGCCTCCTGCACATCGAGGAGCTGCGGGAGCTTCAGACCAAGATCAACGAGGCCATCGTCGCCGTGCAGGCCATCATCGCCGACCCCAAGACCGACCACCGGCTGGGCAAGGTGGGCAGATGA